The genomic DNA TGTCGGACGCCACCTTGAACTTGCCCATGTCCACCGTCACGCAGTTGGGACCATCGGGGACGGAGACCGTGCCATCGAGCTTGCGCTCCTCACAGTTCTGCGTCTGGGCGAAGTAATAGGCGTAGCGGTTGCCTCGCTCCGGCTTGTAGCCCGTGGACGACAGGTCCTCCGAATAGATGCCCTTCTCGTTCATGTAGGAGCGCTGAACGGTGAACCAGGTACGGAGGTTGGACTTGGCCTCCGCCTGCTTCGCGCGCGCCTGGAACTTGATGAAGTTCGGAATGGCGATCGCCGCGAGGATGCCAATGATGGCCACGACGATCATGAGCTCGATGAGCGTGAAACCGCGGCTTCTTTGGGTGACCGGATGACGCATGAATGGGATGACCCCGGGTAGAACGGTGGCGACGGCCACGCGCGAGCACGGATGACCCGCTCGTAGAAGTATGACCGGAATGGACCGATCAGCAAAGATGGGGCACGTCCGCATCCTCTCAGCCCCTCGGGAGTCTCGTTCCACGGACCCGGACAATCCTTGGATGTCCAAGGGGAACAGCTACCTCAAGCTCACCGTCCGCTCCCGCCAATCAGCGGAACTCCAGCGCTGGAAGGAGCCGATGGCCTCGGGGCGCCCGGCGCTCCGCTCCGGAGCCAGCGTGTCCCGCTTCAGCACCTGGAAGGAGGACTTGACGCGCCCCTCGCTCACGACTTCCCGCGTCACCAGGATCCGGGAGCCATCCGGAGAGAAGCCCGCCAGCTCCACGTAACCCAGGGACGGCTCCACCGCACCCGGCGCCAGGGTGTCCAGCCTCCACTCGCCGTCCTCCTGGTGGAAGACCCACAGCTCGGTCCAGCCCTCCAGCATCTGGACCGCCACCGTCACCGCCGTCCCCTGGGCCGAGCGGCGCGAGGAAGCCGGCCAGACCAGACCGTAGGTGCAGCGCTCGAACAGCACCCGCCGGCCATCTCCGGCCTCCTCCAGGCGCAGACAGGTCTCCCCGGGTTGTCCGGGAGTCCATGCGAGCCGGGGTCCGCTCGACGGTGGAGGGGTGTCATGCGCCGAGGCGGCACGCGACGCGCCCACCCGCACCGCCGCGACCGCGTAGGCCTCCCGATCCTCCTCGGCCAGCTCCGCCTTGGACACCCGGGCCAGGACGTCCACGGAGCGCTCGGCGGCTTCGCTCCCCCGTTGGGGCTCGCCCCGGCGGGAGAACTGATAGGCCAGGGTGGCTTCCACCTCGGCCCGGCGCAGGTGGAGGCGATTGGCCAGGTAGGGCGGCAGCGCACTCGCGTCCACCTGCTCCAGGACCGAGCGCCGCCAGGTATGGAGCGCATGAAGCTCCACGGGGCCCAGGGCCGGATCGATGCACTCGGGACGGGTGAGGGACAGCGCCGCCTGGAGCCGCGATTCGGCGCCGCCCCCGAGCGCCAGGACGCGGCGGAAGGCCTCGCCGTCGTAGCAGACCCGGGTGCGGCCCTCGCGCTCGAAGCCGAGCAGCTTCACCCCATAGCTGGCCGCCACGTCCAGGTGCGCGGCCAGGGCGGTGTCGTTCGTGCGATTCGACGTGGCGCGCCGGGCGAGCCGGTCCGCCATCGTCCCCAGCGCGGCGAAGAATTCCGGCCCCACCTGCGAGGCCTTCGCCGCGCGCAACAGGGCCGCCGCGTGGCCGATGCCCAGGGCCTCCGCGCCCGGCGTCTCCTTCACGAACTCCATCACCGCCTGGAGCCGGGGCACGCTCGTCTCGTCCAGGGAGTAGACGCGCACCTGGGTCGCCCGCACGTAGCCGGGGCGCTCGCGGCGATGGTCATACACCTGGAGGAAGCCCTGCCGTTCTCCGCGGACCTCCAGCCACTCCCCCTGCCAGAGCGTGGCCTGACGCGGGGAGGAGTCCTGGGGGGAAGCGCGCAGGGGCGCCTGATCCTGCACCACGAGGGCGATGGCGACGAGCGTGGCGAGCATGGCGCTACTCCTCCCCGCCCGGCGCGCCGGTGGTGGCCAGGGCCGCGCTCGGAGCCGAACCGGCCGGGCCCAGCAGGTTGCCCGCGATGAATCCGCCCGACTGCGGCGGCGCGATGATGACCTGGATCTTGTCCGACAGCTTGTCCGCGAGCGTCTTCTGGATGAGCAGCGGGTTGCGGCTGATGAGCTCCGCGTCCCGGGCGAGCTGTTCCGAGGAGGCCTTGCCGGTGATCTCAAGGCGGTAGGCATCCGACTCGGCGATCTTCCGCCGGGCGTCCGCCTCGCCCGCGGCCTGGATGCGGTGCGCGTCGGCCTCGGCGGTGGCGAGCGTCAGGCGGGACACCTTGGCCGCCTCCGCTTCCAGCCGCCGCTGTTCGATCTCCTTCTCCTTGAAGGGCAGGATGTGGCGCATGGCCTCGGCCTTGGCCTTGGCGGCGATGATCTCCTCGCTTCCGGCGGCCTCGGCGGCCTTCTCGCGCCGGACCTTGTCCGCCTCGGCCTCCAGCGCGGACTGCTTCACCTGCTTGTCCTTGAGCTCGAGCGTGTAGCGCATCTTCTCCGTGTTGAGCTCCTCCGCGAGCAGCGTCTCCATGCCGGCGCGGTACTGCGCGGGAAGGTCCACGTTGCCGAGCGTCACCGAGCGCAGCAGCACGCCATCGGCGGCCAGCAGGGGCGCGAGTTCCTCGGTGAGGTCCTTCTGGATGCGCACCCGGTGGGTGGAGAAGATCTCCCGCACCGAGTGCTGGGCGAAGTGGCGGCGAAGCACGCCGTCGATGAGGGGCTCCACGATGTCCTCACCCACGTTCTCCGGGAGCCGGGCGGACAGGGCGCCGATCTTCCCGGGATCCAACACGTAGCGGATGTTGACCTCGATCCCGATGGACAGCCCCTCCATGGACTGGAAGGGCGCGGGGCCCGTGGCACGGGCGCTGCGCTCGGGACGGAAGGTCTGATCCTTCAAGCTGTAGCGGCTCAAGCGGTGCACGTGGGGCACCAGCAGGGACCAGCCCTCGGGCAGTTCGGAAACCGAGCCGGTGAGCCGGTTCACCCGCACGCCCACCTCGCCCGGCTCGATCGTGCACACGGGCTGGGCCGCCACGACTCCGGCCACCACGCCCGTCACGATGAACCCGCCCATCACCCGGCGCCCCCGGGGGGCATAGACGAGCCAGCGGATGCGGCTGACCACCCCGCGCGCCGTCTCGCCCATCAGCCCCCAGGCCTTGCGCAAGGCCTCACCCCGCTTCGGCTCGTGCTGCTTCCGTTCCTCGCTCCGCTGCTGCTCGTCCCGCTGCTGCTCGTTCCGCGTCTCGTCGCTCATGTCCGTTCCCTCGTGGGGGAAAGGCATTGCAGGAGCGATGCCCAGCCAGGCGAGCGAGCCCCGCCCTCGGGCGGCCCCCACGTCCCGTGGTCACGAAGACGCACCACGTGGCTCACGCGACCCACGAGGACCCTCGCGGGTGCGGCAGGCCGCCCACGCGCGCGGACGGCTCACAACGGCTGGATGCGCTCCACCAGCCGCCCCGTGGCGAGCCCTTCCCGGAACTCCTCTCCCAGCCGCTCGCTCTCGGCCACCACCTGCCGCCAGGCGCGGATCCGCTCCGCGTCCGTCAGCCGGACGAAGTCATCGCGGTCCGGAATCTTCCCGAAGGGCAGACGCGCGACGAACTCGGGCGAGGGGGACACGAGCAGCACCCGCCGGAAGTTCGCGGGCCCGGCCCGGCGCCAACGCAGGGCCTTGTCGAACCAGCCGGGCACCACATGCGGATAGAAGTGGGGATAGAGCACCCACCCCTCGCCCGCGCCGTAGTCGATGTCCAGGTGGTAGTCGAGCAGACCGCCATCCCGGTAGATGCCGGCGCGGGCCTCGGGGATGCGCACGCCGCTGATCACCAGGGGAATCGCCCCGGAGGCCAGGAGCGCCGGGCGCAGATTGCCCCGGGTGAGCGGCACGTGGACGGAGGGCAGGTCCGCGAGCCCCGAGAAGGGGCTGGTATCCCCCGCGCTGTGGAAGATGACCCGCTCCAGGTGGAGCCCCAGGGTGCGGCGGCTCACCAGGTTGCCCAGGGCCCCCAGGGCGAGCCCCAGGGTCTGGACATGGCGCTGCTCGATGGCGGTGAGCCCCCGGCAGCGGTTGGTCATCACGTGCAGGCGCGCCCAGGGATGGGCGAGGACTTGCGCCTCGCCGTCCTCACCGAGGATGGCATCCAGGATGCCCTGGCTGGTACGGCTCACCAACGCGGGGGGTGGCCGGGGCGGGAAGCGCTGCGCGAGGTACGCCTCGGCGAAGCGCTCCAGGGCGGCGACCGGCGAGTCCAGGGCGAGGCACGTCAGGCGCCAGCTCCCAATCGACGAGCCGATGAGATGAAGCGGGCGGGAGCGCTCCCGGAAGAACTCCCCGAACAGCACCCGATCGAGTCCAGCCAGCACCAGCCACTTCGGCCCGCCGGAGGCACCTGGAACGATGTCCACGTCCCGCGCGCGCAGACCCCGCTCGCGAATCAGGCGCAGCGCCTCCGGACCCGCCCGGAGCGTGAGGCTCGGGCTCATGAACACACCGATAGGGACATGCGCCGGTTCTTGCCACGATCACGGGTCCGTGGCGAGAGGCGACTCGGCATACCGGGTGAGCAGATCCTGCGGCGTGCCGAAGACGGCGATCGCCCCGGCGCCGCGCAGGTCCTCCTCCGAGAAGCCACCACACACCAGGCCCATGCCGCGCATCCCCAGGCGGCCGGCCCCCTCGAGATCATAGGGCAGCGCGGCGACCATCAGGGCCTCATCGGTGCCATCCAACCCCAGCAACCGGATCGCCTCGGCGGGAATCTCCTCGTTGAGCCGGTCCCCGGCCACGTCCGCGTCCGTGGTGCGCGCGTCGATGAGATCCGCCACCCCGAGCAATTCGATGTAGTGATCCAGCTCATCCGGATCCGAGGTGGAAGCCAGGGCGACGCGCCACCCCTCGTCGCGCAGCCGCTGCAGCAGCTCGGTGACGCCCAGGAAGGGCCGTACCCGCGAGAGGTATTCCTCGTGGAAGAGCGCCCGGTGGAAGCTGGACAGCTCATCGGCGTGACGCAGGAAGTCCTCCTCCGAGAGCAGGGCGGACAGGAACCGGTCCCCCAATCGGGCCACCTGCGCCAGCACCCGCGGCAGGCGCGCCTGGAAGCCGTAGCGCGCGAGCGATTCCTGCCAGGCCCGCGCGCGCAACACGTTGGTGTCCACCAGCGTTCCATTCACCTCGAAGATGATTGCCTTGGGCACGCTCGCCCTCCGTCTCCGAAGGTTGGGCACGGAATCCACGTGCCGCGAGCCGTCCCCTCCTCCGTCTGGACGGTTGCTCCTCGGGGGAGCGGCGATTCCACTCCCCCAGCCAGGACCCTGGACCGCGGGGTGATGCCTCGCGAGATACCCGGCAATCCCTTCCATCTCTCTCACCCAATGG from Melittangium boletus DSM 14713 includes the following:
- a CDS encoding SPFH domain-containing protein produces the protein MSDETRNEQQRDEQQRSEERKQHEPKRGEALRKAWGLMGETARGVVSRIRWLVYAPRGRRVMGGFIVTGVVAGVVAAQPVCTIEPGEVGVRVNRLTGSVSELPEGWSLLVPHVHRLSRYSLKDQTFRPERSARATGPAPFQSMEGLSIGIEVNIRYVLDPGKIGALSARLPENVGEDIVEPLIDGVLRRHFAQHSVREIFSTHRVRIQKDLTEELAPLLAADGVLLRSVTLGNVDLPAQYRAGMETLLAEELNTEKMRYTLELKDKQVKQSALEAEADKVRREKAAEAAGSEEIIAAKAKAEAMRHILPFKEKEIEQRRLEAEAAKVSRLTLATAEADAHRIQAAGEADARRKIAESDAYRLEITGKASSEQLARDAELISRNPLLIQKTLADKLSDKIQVIIAPPQSGGFIAGNLLGPAGSAPSAALATTGAPGGEE
- a CDS encoding alpha/beta hydrolase, with the protein product MSPSLTLRAGPEALRLIRERGLRARDVDIVPGASGGPKWLVLAGLDRVLFGEFFRERSRPLHLIGSSIGSWRLTCLALDSPVAALERFAEAYLAQRFPPRPPPALVSRTSQGILDAILGEDGEAQVLAHPWARLHVMTNRCRGLTAIEQRHVQTLGLALGALGNLVSRRTLGLHLERVIFHSAGDTSPFSGLADLPSVHVPLTRGNLRPALLASGAIPLVISGVRIPEARAGIYRDGGLLDYHLDIDYGAGEGWVLYPHFYPHVVPGWFDKALRWRRAGPANFRRVLLVSPSPEFVARLPFGKIPDRDDFVRLTDAERIRAWRQVVAESERLGEEFREGLATGRLVERIQPL
- a CDS encoding HAD family hydrolase; its protein translation is MPKAIIFEVNGTLVDTNVLRARAWQESLARYGFQARLPRVLAQVARLGDRFLSALLSEEDFLRHADELSSFHRALFHEEYLSRVRPFLGVTELLQRLRDEGWRVALASTSDPDELDHYIELLGVADLIDARTTDADVAGDRLNEEIPAEAIRLLGLDGTDEALMVAALPYDLEGAGRLGMRGMGLVCGGFSEEDLRGAGAIAVFGTPQDLLTRYAESPLATDP